GGCGCCACGACCTGCCGGTACTTTCGCTGCCCGCGACGATCACCGAGATGTTGTGTACCGCGCCGCGATGGGTGGCACTCGCCTGCCTGGACCAGGCTTTGGCCTCCCTGCCCGGAGGGGAAATCGGTGAGTTCCGAACCGACGTCGATCAGCGGCTGGCCATGCGAGACGAGCGCAAGGGTGTCTCGGCTGCGCAAGCCCTGCTTTTCATGGGCACGAACAAGGCCGAATCACCATGGGAAAGCCGGTTGCGCCTGACCGTCATCGACGCCGGGTTCCCGTGGCCGGAGCCGCAGTACGAGATTCGGACCTTGAGCGGGCGGCGGCTGTATGTGCTGGACCTGGCCTGGCCTGACTTACGCATCGGGCTGGAGTACGACGGGTTCGAGGCGCACGAGGAGCGCGCGGAGTACGACGCCGAGCGGGATCGGCGGATGACTGAGCGCGGCTGGTTGATGATCCGGGTTCGTAAGGACGACCTGGCCGATTCCGCATCATTTCTTGCCCAATTGCGGACGGCGTTCGCGCGCCGCGGGCACGCGATCTCCGCCTGACCGTGTGGGAACGGCAAAAGCGTGCGCGGGAACAGCCAACGCGTGCATGTGGAGGGCAAACACATGCGCGTGGGGGGCAAACACGGTTAGGGGCCGATGCCTCGGCAGGGGCGGGTGCGCAGGCCGTCCACGTAGTCGGGTGGGGGCGCCGGCGGCCTCGGCGGCGTCGGCGAGCACGCCGAGGTACCGCGCCGAGGGGAGGCCGCCCTCGTAGGCGTGCAGCACGTACAGCCAGGCCAGCACGGAGCCGTCCATGGTCTGCACCCGCAACCGGATCTTGTTGTGCATCCCCAGGTCGCCGCCCTCCCAGCTGTCCAGCAGGCTCTCGTCGAGCGGGGTCACGTCGTAGAGCACCACGAACACCCGGGATCCGGGGTCCTCCACGATCGTGGCCAGGGCGCCTTCCCAGCCCAGATCCTCGCCCCCGAAGGTCAGCCGCCAGCCTTCCAGCCAGCCGGTGCCCGCCATCGGCGAGTGCGGGGCTCGCTCCATCATCTGGGCGGGTTCCATGTTGGACCCGTACGCGGCATACAAAGGCACGGCGACAGCCTAGCGACCATCTCGTCACCTGTTCGGACGCATCCGGGCGTGTCTGGGTCACCGGCCACCCGACCGCCAGCGGACCGGCCCGCGTACGGTGGATGAGGCAGTCGTGTGGAGGAGGAAGGTCAACGTGACCAGGATCGTGATCATGGGCGGCGGGCCTGCGGGTTACGAGGCAGCACTGGTCGCCGCGCAGCACGGCGCCGACGTCACCGTGGTGGAACGGGACGGCCTCGGCGGCGCCTGCGTGCTCTACGACTGCGTCCCCTCCAAGACCTTCATCGCCTCCTCCGGGGCGCGCGCCGGGATGCACGGACTCAGCGAGCTCGGCATCGTCACCGACCTCGCGAAAACCCGCATCGACCTGCACACCGTGCACGGCAGGGTGAAGGGCCTCGCCCTCGCCCAGTCCGCCGACATCCGGGCGCGGGTGCAGCGCGAGGGGGTGCGGGTGCTGAGCGGGACCGGCCGGTTCTGCGACGCCGAGCCGGGGCTGGCCACCCACCAGATCGCGGTCACCACGATGTCCGGGGAGCAGGAGATCCTGGACGCCGACGTGGTGCTGATCGCCACCGGTGCCACCCCGCGGGTGCTGCCCGGCGCGGTGCCGGACGGCGACCGGATCCTGGACTGGCGCCAGCTCTACGACCTGCCCGAACTGCCGGAACACCTTGCCGTCATCGGTTCCGGGGTCACCGGGGCCGAGTTCGCCTCCGCCTACACCGAGATGGGCGTCAAGGTCACCGTGGTCTCCAGCCGGGACCGGGTGCTGCCGCACGAGGACGCCGACGCCGCCGCGGTGCTGGAGGAGGTCTTCAGCCAGCGGGGCACCACCGTGGCCAAGCACGCCCGCGCCGACCGGGTGGAACGCACCGAGAAGGGCGTCGAGGTCCACCTCACCGACGGCAGGGTGATCGAGGCCAGCCACGCCCTGATGACCGTCGGCTCGGTCCCGAACACCTCGGACATCGGCCTGGAACGGCTGGGCATCGAGCCCGGCCCCGGCGGGTTCATCGCGGTCGACCGGGTGTCCCGGACCAGCGCGCCCGGGGTGTACGCGGCCGGCGACTGCACCGGGGTGATGATGCTCGCCTCCGTGGCCAGCATGCAGGGCCGGATCGCCATGTGGCACGCCCTCGGCCAGGGGGTGGCGCCGATCAAGCTGAAAACCGTGGCGGCCAACGTGTTCACCCACCCGGAGATCGCCACGGTCGGGATCAGCCAGCAGGCCATCGACAGCGGCGAGGTGCCTGCCCGCACCATCATGCTGCCGCTGGCCACCAACGCCAGGGCCAAGATGGAGGGCCTGCGGCACGGCTTCGTCAAGCTGTTCTGCCGGCCGGCCACCGGCGTGGTGGTCGGTGGCGTTGTCGCCGCGCCCACCGCGAGCGAGCTGATCCTGCCGATCGCGCTGGCCGTGCAGAACCAGCTCACCGTGGAGCACCTGGCGCTGACCTTCTCGGTCTACCCCTCACTGTCCGGGTCGATCACCGAGGCGGGCCGCCAGCTCATGCGGCACGACGACCTCGACTGAGCTCGACCGAGGTCACTCGTCCTCCACCCAGTCGAAGGTCTTGGTGACGGCCTTCTTCCAGTTGCGGTACTCGCGGGCCCTGCGGGTCTCGTCCATTGCCGGGTCCCACTGCCGGTCCTTGGCCCAGTTGCTGCGGATGTCCTCCTCGCTGCCCCAGAAACCGACCGCGAGCCCGGCGGCGTAGGCGGCGCCGAGCGCGGTGGTCTCGTTCACCACCGGCCGGATCACCGGTACGCCGAGGATGTCCGCCTGGAACTGCATGAGCAGCTCGTTCACCACCATGCCGCCGTCCACCTTGAGTGACTTCAGCGGCACCCCGGAGTCGGCGTCCATCGCGTCGATCACCTCGCGGGTCTGGAACGCGGTGGCCTCCAGCACCGCCCGGCACAGGTGGCCCTTGTTCACGAACCGGGTGAGCCCGACGATCGCCCCGCGCGCGTCCGAGCGCCAGTACGGGGCGAACAGTCCGGAGAAGGCCGGCACGAAGTACGCTCCTCCGTTGTCCTGCACCGTGCGCGCGTGCTGCTCGATCTCCGGGGCCGAGCCGATCAGGCCGAGGTTGTCCCGCAGCCACTGCACCAGCGAGCCGGTGACCGCGATCGAGCCCTCCAGCGCGTACACGGTGCGGCTGGAGCCGATCTTGTAGCAGACCGTGGTGAGCAGCCCGTTGTCCGAGAGCACCTTCTCGGTTCCGGTGTTCAGCAGCACGAAGTTGCCGGTGCCGTAGGTGTTCTTCGCCTCGCCGGGGGAGAGGCAGGCCTGGCCGAAGGTGGCCGCCTGCTGGTCACCGAGGATGCCGGCGATCGGCACCCCTGCGAACGCGCCCCGCGCCCTGACCTTGCCGTACTCCTCCGAGGAGGACCGGATCTCGGGCAGCATGGACAGCGGGATGCCCATGTCCGCGGCGATGTCCGCGTCCCAGGACAGGGTGTCCAGGTCCATCAGCAGGGTGCGGGAGGCGTTGGTGGGGTCGGTGACGTGCACCCCGCCGTCCGGGCCGCCGGTCATGTTCCACAGCACCCAGGTGTCCATATTGCCGAACAGCAGCTCACCCGCCTCGGCCCGCTCCCTGACACCGTCCACATTGTCCAGGATCCACTTGATCTTCGGGCCGGAGAAGTAGGTGGCCAGCGGCAGCCCGGTCTTGGCGCGGTAACGCTCCTGCCCGCCGCC
The sequence above is drawn from the Amycolatopsis aidingensis genome and encodes:
- a CDS encoding DUF559 domain-containing protein, translating into MYQITGALHGVAARADVAQAMGERRLQTALRQGALLQPWRGVIMRGDMASDPISRATAGLLAAGPDAVLSRNTAASIHGCTAADCAEVHVTVPYSKWVRSKRGLIVHHDRFDSADVVRRHDLPVLSLPATITEMLCTAPRWVALACLDQALASLPGGEIGEFRTDVDQRLAMRDERKGVSAAQALLFMGTNKAESPWESRLRLTVIDAGFPWPEPQYEIRTLSGRRLYVLDLAWPDLRIGLEYDGFEAHEERAEYDAERDRRMTERGWLMIRVRKDDLADSASFLAQLRTAFARRGHAISA
- a CDS encoding NAD(P)H-quinone dehydrogenase; this encodes MTRIVIMGGGPAGYEAALVAAQHGADVTVVERDGLGGACVLYDCVPSKTFIASSGARAGMHGLSELGIVTDLAKTRIDLHTVHGRVKGLALAQSADIRARVQREGVRVLSGTGRFCDAEPGLATHQIAVTTMSGEQEILDADVVLIATGATPRVLPGAVPDGDRILDWRQLYDLPELPEHLAVIGSGVTGAEFASAYTEMGVKVTVVSSRDRVLPHEDADAAAVLEEVFSQRGTTVAKHARADRVERTEKGVEVHLTDGRVIEASHALMTVGSVPNTSDIGLERLGIEPGPGGFIAVDRVSRTSAPGVYAAGDCTGVMMLASVASMQGRIAMWHALGQGVAPIKLKTVAANVFTHPEIATVGISQQAIDSGEVPARTIMLPLATNARAKMEGLRHGFVKLFCRPATGVVVGGVVAAPTASELILPIALAVQNQLTVEHLALTFSVYPSLSGSITEAGRQLMRHDDLD
- the glpK gene encoding glycerol kinase GlpK, producing the protein MTSYVAAIDQGTTSTRTMIFDHSGRVVAVDQREHEQIFPQAGWVEHNAEEIWSNTRTVAAGALAKADLEPSSITAVGITNQRETTLVWDRKTGKPVYNAIVWQDTRTDRIVAELGALGGGQERYRAKTGLPLATYFSGPKIKWILDNVDGVRERAEAGELLFGNMDTWVLWNMTGGPDGGVHVTDPTNASRTLLMDLDTLSWDADIAADMGIPLSMLPEIRSSSEEYGKVRARGAFAGVPIAGILGDQQAATFGQACLSPGEAKNTYGTGNFVLLNTGTEKVLSDNGLLTTVCYKIGSSRTVYALEGSIAVTGSLVQWLRDNLGLIGSAPEIEQHARTVQDNGGAYFVPAFSGLFAPYWRSDARGAIVGLTRFVNKGHLCRAVLEATAFQTREVIDAMDADSGVPLKSLKVDGGMVVNELLMQFQADILGVPVIRPVVNETTALGAAYAAGLAVGFWGSEEDIRSNWAKDRQWDPAMDETRRAREYRNWKKAVTKTFDWVEDE